One Anas platyrhynchos isolate ZD024472 breed Pekin duck chromosome 2, IASCAAS_PekinDuck_T2T, whole genome shotgun sequence DNA segment encodes these proteins:
- the NOL7 gene encoding U3 small nucleolar RNA-associated protein NOL7 — protein MVRRRQEEEKEKEEEEVAAAVPSPAASDGEDAPEELSFGAAAAAAESERQLAGEAARRHRELLKEKRRRRQELFVEQKRRKLLPEALLQELAAGRPEKPAAAERDKQPGSRSEKQSEGHVLKQAKQDKARGARSKGNYTAMHLKDQSLTGLHQQTAKDFVYSHLYGPGTNRTSANEFFSLANKKDPVKKAAVQFVDKSWGLEKKQKATKFKKHWISRKM, from the exons ATGGTGAGGcggcggcaggaggaggagaaggagaaggaagaggaggaggtggcggcggcggTGCCCTCCCCGGCGGCCTCCGATGGCGAGGATGCCCCCGAGGAGCTGTCCttcggcgcggcggcggcggcggccgagAGCGAGCGGCAGCTGGCCGGGGAGGCGGCGCGCAG GCACCGggagctgctgaaggagaagcggcggcggcggcaggagCTGTTCGTGGAGCAGAAG AGGAGGAAGCTGCTGCCCGAggcgctgctgcaggagctggccgCAGGACG ACCGGAGAAGCCCGCTGCAGCTGAGCGAG ACAAGCAGCCTGGCAGTAGGTCTGAGAAGCAGAGCGAAGGCCATGTGCTCAAACAGGCGAAGCAGGACAAAGCCAGGGGTGCCAG GTCAAAAGGAAACTACACAGCTATGCACTTAAAAGATCAGAGCTTAACAGGGCTCCACCAACAAACAGCCAAAGACTTCGTGTACAGCCATCTCTACGGCCCAGGCACCAACCGAACAAGTG CAAAtgaatttttttcccttgcaaacAAGAAAGATCCAGTTAAAAAAGCTGCAGTTCAGTTTGTGGACAAATCTTGGG ggctagaaaaaaagcaaaaagcaaccAAGTTTAAGAAACACTGGATTTCAAGGAAGATGTAA
- the SIRT5 gene encoding NAD-dependent protein deacylase sirtuin-5, mitochondrial: protein MSLFQVASRRLVPQVSRALKPPSAKKQQLCLEMARPSSNMADFREVFAKAKHIAIITGAGVSAESGVPTFRGAGGFWRKWQAQELATPGAFARNPSRVWEFYHYRREVMLSKHPNPAHIAIAECEKRLSKQGRSVVVITQNIDELHRKAGSKHLLEIHGSLFKTRCTNCGNVTANYKSPICPALAGKGAPDPDVEDASIPVEQLPQCEEDGCNGLLRPHVVWFGETLDPDVLTEVEKELDMCDLCLVVGTSSVVYPAAMFAPQVSARGVPVAEFNMEATPATDKFRFHFSGPCGTTLPPALARHHSEITA, encoded by the exons ATGAGTCTCTTCCAGGTTGCCAGCAGAAGGTTGGTCCCCCAGGTGTCCCGCGCTCTTAAGCCTCCTTCtgcaaagaagcagcagctttgcttGGAAATGGCTCGGCCTAGCTCAA ATATGGCTGATTTTCGAGAAGTCTTTGCCAAAGCAAAGCACATAGCCATCATTACAGGAGCTGGTGTTAGTGCCGAGAGCGGAGTTCCCACCTTCAGAGGAGctggaggtttctggagaaagtggcaAGCACAG GAACTGGCCACTCCGGGCGCTTTTGCACGCAACCCTTCCCGTGTGTGGGAGTTTTACCATTACCGCCGGGAGGTGATGCTGAGCAAGCACCCCAACCCCGCGCACATTGCCATTGCCGAGTGTGAAAAGCGGCTGAGCAAACAAGGAAGGAGCGTGGTGGTCATTACTCAGAACATCGACGAGCTACACAGGAAGGCAGGCTCCAAGCACCTCCTTGAAATTCATG gaagCTTATTTAAAACTCGCTGCACCAACTGTGGAAACGTGACTGCGAATTACAAGAGCCCGATATGCCCAGCACTGGCGGGGAAAGG GGCTCCAGATCCAGATGTAGAAGATGCTTCAATTCCAGTTGAACAGCTTCCTCA GTGCGAGGAAGATGGCTGCAACGGCCTCCTTCGTCCCCACGTTGTGTGGTTCGGTGAAACGCTGGATCCTGACGTCCTCACGGAGGTTGAGAAGGAACTGGACATGTGTGACCTCTGCTTGGTG GTGGGAACCTCCTCAGTGGTGTACCCCGCTGCCATGTTCGCCCCTCAGGTGTCCGCCCGAGGAGTGCCAGTTGCGGAGTTCAACATGGAAGCCACTCCTGCTACAGACAAGTTCAG GTTCCACTTCTCGGGCCCCTGCGGGACCACGCTGCCGCCGGCGCTGGCCCGGCACCACAGCGAGATCACCGCctga